Proteins encoded in a region of the Streptomyces sp. NBC_01298 genome:
- a CDS encoding ABC transporter ATP-binding protein, with amino-acid sequence MTPPTAPPLLQVRDLQVTFTTPRGTVRAVDSLDFTVEAGRTLGIVGESGSGKSVTSLAVMGLHRGAEIGGSIALDGQELTTKSEKELSKLRGRKMAMIFQDPLSSLHPYYTVGEQISEHFRVHFRAGRAAAKRRAVDMLGEVGIPEPARRAGEYPHQFSGGMRQRAMIAMALACEPDLLIADEPTTALDVTVQAQILELIAGLQQDRGLGVVMITHDLGVVARVAHEVLVMYGGRAAEQAPVDDLFADPAHPYTRGLLDSLPRLDDGDDEPLRAIPGSPPSLLAPAPGCAFAPRCAVSAAGGEEDRERCATVRPELRPYGDAGREAACHFAGPVREVTR; translated from the coding sequence ATGACCCCTCCGACCGCCCCACCCCTGCTCCAAGTCCGCGACCTTCAGGTCACGTTCACCACCCCGCGCGGCACCGTACGCGCCGTCGACTCCCTCGACTTCACGGTCGAGGCCGGCCGCACGCTCGGCATCGTCGGCGAATCCGGCTCGGGCAAGTCCGTCACCTCCCTCGCCGTCATGGGCCTGCACCGGGGCGCCGAGATCGGCGGCTCCATCGCGCTGGACGGACAGGAGCTGACCACCAAGTCCGAGAAGGAGCTCTCCAAGCTGCGCGGCCGCAAGATGGCCATGATCTTCCAGGACCCGCTGTCCAGCCTGCACCCCTACTACACGGTCGGCGAGCAGATCTCCGAGCACTTCCGGGTCCACTTCCGGGCCGGCCGGGCCGCCGCGAAGCGGCGCGCCGTCGACATGCTCGGCGAGGTCGGCATCCCCGAACCCGCCCGCCGGGCCGGGGAGTACCCGCACCAGTTCTCCGGCGGCATGCGCCAGCGCGCGATGATCGCCATGGCGCTGGCCTGCGAGCCCGACCTGCTCATCGCCGACGAGCCCACCACCGCGCTCGACGTCACCGTGCAGGCGCAGATCCTGGAACTGATCGCCGGGCTCCAGCAGGACCGCGGACTCGGCGTCGTCATGATCACCCACGATCTGGGCGTGGTCGCCCGGGTCGCCCACGAGGTGCTCGTCATGTACGGCGGCCGCGCCGCCGAACAGGCCCCGGTGGACGATCTGTTCGCCGACCCGGCGCACCCCTACACCCGGGGGCTCCTGGACTCCCTGCCCCGGCTGGACGACGGCGACGACGAACCGCTGCGGGCCATCCCCGGCTCCCCGCCCTCGCTGCTCGCCCCGGCCCCCGGGTGCGCCTTCGCGCCGCGCTGCGCGGTGTCCGCCGCGGGCGGCGAGGAGGACCGGGAGCGCTGCGCCACGGTGCGGCCCGAGCTCAGACCGTACGGCGACGCCGGACGCGAGGCGGCCTGCCACTTCGCGGGCCCCGTCCGGGAGGTGACCCGATGA
- a CDS encoding MFS transporter, with the protein MDPNATPSSTSTGTDGKVQGNDGHRGLALFVLASCQLMVVLDITIVNIALPHIQTALDFSTESLSWVVNAYTLTFGGLLLLGGRTGDILGRRRVFIFGVLLFGLASLLGGFAQNAGQLMGARALQGVGGAIASPTALALITTTFREGPERNRAFGVFAGVSAGGGAIGLLAGGVLVEWLNWRWVLFVNVPIALLIALVTPRVIRESARRPGHFDLAGALLSTLGMVALVYGFIRASQDGWRDGLTLGSFAAAVVLLTLFVVNEKRSPQPITPLHMFADRNRAGTYAIMLFFACAIFGMFFFLTLFVQNVLGFSPLRAGLAFLPVSAMIAVTAGITSQGLPKFGPKPFMVAGSLFSAAGLAWLTQTDIHSTYLGSILGPMLLFAAGMGMQFVSLTLMALSNVPDRESGAASGLLNAMQQVGGSLGLSILVTVFGTASRNEARDQAGSFLRTATPEQKLFFAKTKQYPKPWSDQVLTSGVSAAFVAAAAFTLVTALIALFVIQVRPSDLARLQGNHTPAAGA; encoded by the coding sequence GTGGACCCGAACGCTACGCCGAGCAGTACCAGCACCGGGACCGACGGCAAGGTCCAAGGCAACGACGGTCATCGCGGACTAGCCCTGTTCGTGCTCGCCTCGTGCCAGCTCATGGTCGTTCTCGACATCACCATCGTGAACATCGCGCTGCCGCACATCCAGACCGCGCTCGACTTCTCCACCGAGAGCCTGTCCTGGGTCGTCAACGCCTACACCCTCACCTTCGGCGGGCTGCTGCTCCTCGGCGGCCGCACCGGCGACATCCTCGGCCGGCGGCGCGTCTTCATCTTCGGCGTCCTGCTCTTCGGCCTGGCCTCGCTGCTGGGCGGATTCGCCCAGAACGCCGGCCAGTTGATGGGCGCCCGGGCCCTGCAGGGCGTCGGCGGCGCCATCGCCTCCCCGACCGCCCTCGCGCTGATCACCACCACCTTCCGCGAAGGACCCGAACGCAACCGGGCCTTCGGCGTCTTCGCCGGCGTCTCGGCCGGTGGCGGCGCGATCGGGCTGCTGGCCGGCGGGGTGCTCGTGGAATGGCTCAACTGGCGCTGGGTGCTCTTCGTCAACGTCCCGATCGCACTGCTGATCGCCCTGGTCACCCCGAGGGTGATCCGCGAATCCGCCCGCCGGCCCGGACACTTCGACCTCGCCGGCGCCCTGCTCTCCACCCTCGGCATGGTGGCCCTGGTCTACGGATTCATCCGCGCGTCCCAGGACGGCTGGCGGGACGGGCTGACGCTCGGCTCCTTCGCGGCGGCCGTGGTCCTGCTGACCCTCTTCGTCGTCAACGAGAAGCGCTCGCCCCAGCCCATCACCCCGCTGCACATGTTCGCCGACCGCAACCGGGCCGGCACGTACGCGATCATGCTCTTCTTCGCCTGCGCGATCTTCGGCATGTTCTTCTTCCTGACCCTCTTCGTGCAGAACGTGCTCGGCTTCAGCCCGCTGCGGGCCGGGCTCGCCTTCCTGCCGGTCAGCGCGATGATCGCGGTGACGGCGGGGATCACCTCCCAGGGGCTGCCGAAGTTCGGGCCCAAACCCTTCATGGTGGCCGGCTCCCTGTTCTCGGCCGCCGGCCTGGCCTGGCTCACGCAGACCGACATCCACTCGACGTACCTGGGCAGCATCCTGGGACCGATGCTGCTGTTCGCCGCGGGCATGGGCATGCAGTTCGTGTCCCTGACCCTGATGGCCCTCTCGAACGTCCCCGACCGGGAATCGGGCGCGGCCTCCGGCCTCCTGAACGCGATGCAGCAGGTGGGCGGTTCGCTCGGCCTGTCCATCCTGGTCACCGTCTTCGGCACGGCCAGCCGCAACGAGGCCAGGGACCAGGCGGGCAGCTTCCTGCGCACCGCCACACCCGAGCAGAAGCTCTTCTTCGCCAAGACCAAGCAGTACCCGAAGCCCTGGAGCGACCAGGTCCTCACCTCGGGCGTCAGCGCCGCCTTCGTGGCGGCAGCCGCGTTCACCCTGGTCACGGCGCTGATCGCGCTCTTCGTCATCCAGGTACGGCCCTCGGACCTCGCCCGCCTCCAGGGCAACCACACACCGGCGGCGGGTGCCTGA
- a CDS encoding cytochrome P450: MASTARAPRAGTGTDAGSGERTEIPRLEGAPLLGSLADLRSDALGTYQRARQRHGDVVRITAGPPGLRTELHCVFSAEGAQQVLASQAANFRKDNAIYQEVRDALGNGLLTSQDEDYLRQRRLVQPLFTKRRVDGYADAVATETASTLAAWEAAPDGVVDVADEMMTLALRAVARILFGTDVDATADVVDRSFPVITAYVMRRGYSPVNIPRDWPTPGNKRAAAAMDELYAVCDGIIAERRSDSGAGAGEDLLSLLAAAGSDDDGEFDATELREQVLIFLLAGHETTATSLAFSLHLLARHPEFQDRARAEIAAVLGDRTPGAADLDRLPYLTQVLKEAMRLYPAAPAIGRRSVAAAEVDGYTIPAGADVIVAPWVTHRHPAYWPDPERFDPDRFTPEAEAARPRYAWLPFGGGPRACIGQHFSMLESVIALAMLLRAYEFEAVDTEVSVVAGITLRNTSPVRCRIRRLGT; the protein is encoded by the coding sequence ATGGCATCAACAGCGCGAGCACCACGGGCAGGTACGGGTACGGACGCGGGTAGCGGCGAGCGTACGGAGATACCCCGGCTGGAGGGTGCCCCGCTGCTCGGGTCGCTCGCCGATCTGAGGTCTGACGCCCTCGGTACGTATCAGCGGGCCCGGCAGCGGCACGGGGACGTCGTGCGGATCACGGCCGGTCCGCCGGGGCTGCGCACCGAGCTGCACTGCGTGTTCTCGGCGGAGGGGGCCCAGCAGGTCCTGGCCTCGCAGGCGGCCAATTTCCGCAAGGACAACGCCATCTACCAAGAGGTCCGCGACGCCCTCGGCAACGGGCTGCTCACCAGCCAGGACGAGGACTACCTGCGCCAGCGGCGGCTGGTCCAGCCGCTGTTCACCAAGCGCCGGGTGGACGGGTACGCGGACGCCGTCGCGACGGAGACCGCCTCCACCCTCGCCGCCTGGGAGGCGGCCCCGGACGGGGTCGTCGACGTCGCGGACGAGATGATGACGCTGGCGCTGCGCGCCGTCGCCCGGATCCTCTTCGGCACCGACGTGGACGCCACCGCCGACGTCGTGGACCGGTCCTTTCCGGTCATCACCGCCTACGTGATGCGCCGCGGCTACTCCCCCGTCAACATCCCCCGCGACTGGCCCACTCCGGGCAACAAGCGGGCGGCCGCCGCGATGGACGAGCTGTACGCGGTGTGCGACGGGATCATCGCCGAGCGACGGAGCGACAGCGGCGCCGGAGCGGGCGAGGACCTGCTGTCGCTGCTCGCCGCCGCCGGCAGCGACGACGACGGGGAGTTCGACGCGACGGAGCTGCGCGAACAGGTTCTGATCTTCCTGCTCGCCGGGCACGAGACGACCGCCACCTCGCTGGCCTTCTCGCTCCACCTGCTGGCCCGCCATCCCGAGTTCCAGGACCGGGCCCGCGCCGAGATCGCCGCGGTGCTGGGCGACCGTACGCCCGGGGCCGCCGACCTCGACCGGCTCCCGTACCTCACCCAGGTACTCAAGGAGGCCATGCGGCTCTACCCGGCGGCCCCCGCCATCGGCCGCCGCTCGGTCGCCGCGGCCGAGGTCGACGGGTACACCATCCCGGCCGGCGCCGATGTGATCGTGGCGCCCTGGGTGACCCACCGCCATCCCGCATACTGGCCGGACCCGGAGCGTTTCGACCCCGACCGGTTCACCCCGGAGGCGGAGGCGGCCCGGCCGCGCTACGCCTGGCTGCCGTTCGGCGGCGGCCCGCGCGCCTGCATCGGACAGCACTTCTCCATGCTGGAGTCGGTGATCGCGCTGGCGATGCTGCTGCGGGCCTACGAGTTCGAGGCGGTGGACACCGAAGTCTCCGTCGTCGCCGGGATCACCCTGCGCAACACCAGTCCGGTGCGCTGCCGCATCCGCCGCCTGGGGACCTGA
- a CDS encoding ABC transporter permease yields MIFYLARRLLALAGVMLAIAAVTFLIFYVLPSDPAAAACGKTCSAERLADVRAYLGLDRPLWRQFGEFLTGIFTGRTLGTGQYAVQCDFPCLGYSYENSLPVWDLLMDRLPVSASLAVGAAALWLVLGLGAGVTAALRKDTATDKVLMVGAVAAASLPVYFTSVMLIYGVIRIAGLLPYPAYQAFSDNPLAWASNLLLPWTALALLYAAMYARQSRGSMIEAMAEPYIRTARAKGMPERTVVVKHGLRSGMTPILTIFGMDLGGLLAGAVITESIFGLPGIGRLFYGALVSSDQPVVLGVTLLAAFFIVVANLAVDLLYAVIDPRVRY; encoded by the coding sequence GTGATTTTCTACCTCGCGCGCCGCCTCCTCGCCCTCGCCGGCGTCATGCTGGCCATCGCCGCCGTCACCTTCCTCATCTTCTACGTCCTGCCCTCCGACCCGGCGGCCGCCGCCTGCGGCAAGACCTGCAGCGCCGAGCGGCTGGCCGACGTACGCGCGTACCTCGGCCTCGACCGGCCGCTGTGGCGGCAGTTCGGCGAGTTCCTCACCGGGATCTTCACCGGACGCACCCTGGGCACCGGCCAGTACGCCGTCCAGTGCGACTTCCCCTGCCTGGGCTACTCCTACGAGAACTCCCTGCCCGTGTGGGACCTGCTGATGGACCGGCTCCCGGTCTCCGCCTCCCTCGCGGTCGGCGCCGCCGCCCTCTGGCTCGTCCTCGGCCTCGGCGCGGGAGTCACCGCCGCCCTGCGCAAGGACACCGCCACGGACAAGGTGCTCATGGTCGGCGCGGTCGCCGCCGCCTCCCTGCCCGTGTACTTCACCTCCGTGATGCTCATCTACGGGGTCATCCGCATCGCCGGGCTCCTGCCCTACCCCGCCTACCAGGCCTTCAGCGACAACCCGCTCGCCTGGGCGAGCAACCTGCTCCTGCCCTGGACCGCGCTCGCCCTGCTCTACGCCGCCATGTACGCCCGCCAGAGCCGCGGTTCGATGATCGAGGCGATGGCCGAGCCGTACATCCGTACCGCCCGCGCCAAGGGAATGCCCGAGCGCACCGTCGTGGTCAAACACGGACTGCGCTCCGGGATGACCCCCATCCTCACCATCTTCGGCATGGACCTCGGCGGCCTGCTCGCCGGCGCCGTCATCACCGAGTCCATCTTCGGACTCCCGGGCATCGGCAGGCTGTTCTACGGGGCCCTGGTCAGCTCGGACCAGCCCGTGGTGCTCGGTGTCACGCTGCTGGCCGCCTTCTTCATCGTCGTCGCGAACCTCGCCGTCGACCTCCTGTACGCCGTCATCGACCCGAGGGTGAGGTACTGA
- a CDS encoding ABC transporter permease, which translates to MTTTAPGAAGPGAARPAAPDGAPAGTVPPGSSPWQLARRELRRRPAVRVSLCVVLLFVLMAVTAPWLGALGGWSPDEFDKSAIDPYLGGQPLGSFGGISPDHWLGVEPVSGRDLFARVVNGAQVSLLIAFAATAIVVIAGTAAGIAAGYFGGRTDTVLSRLMDLTMSFPSLIFMIAMLSVAKDVNRIVLMTVVIGVFGWPGVARVVRGQALSLKHREYVDAARVGGASSWRILTRDILPGVSGPVIAYTTLLIPGMISTEAALSYLGVGVRPPTPSWGQMIAESVAFYETDPMYFVIPSLFLFLAVLAFTLLGDALRDILDPRGGRT; encoded by the coding sequence ATGACCACCACCGCACCGGGCGCTGCCGGACCGGGCGCCGCCCGTCCGGCAGCCCCGGACGGCGCACCGGCCGGGACCGTCCCCCCGGGCAGCAGCCCCTGGCAGCTCGCCCGGCGGGAACTCCGCCGCCGCCCCGCCGTCCGCGTCAGTCTCTGCGTCGTCCTGCTCTTCGTCCTGATGGCCGTCACCGCCCCCTGGCTGGGTGCGCTCGGCGGCTGGTCGCCGGACGAGTTCGACAAGTCCGCCATCGACCCCTACCTCGGCGGCCAGCCGCTGGGCTCCTTCGGCGGGATCAGCCCCGACCACTGGCTCGGCGTGGAACCCGTCAGCGGCCGCGACCTGTTCGCCCGCGTCGTCAACGGCGCCCAGGTCTCGCTGCTCATCGCCTTCGCCGCCACCGCCATCGTGGTCATCGCGGGCACCGCCGCCGGAATCGCCGCCGGCTACTTCGGCGGCCGCACCGACACCGTCCTGTCCCGCCTGATGGACCTGACGATGTCCTTCCCGTCCCTCATCTTCATGATCGCGATGCTGTCGGTGGCCAAGGACGTCAACCGCATCGTCCTCATGACCGTCGTCATCGGCGTCTTCGGCTGGCCCGGCGTCGCCCGCGTCGTCCGCGGCCAGGCCCTCTCGCTCAAACACCGCGAGTACGTGGACGCCGCCCGCGTCGGCGGCGCGAGCTCCTGGCGGATCCTGACCCGGGACATCCTCCCGGGGGTCTCCGGCCCCGTCATCGCCTACACCACCCTGCTCATCCCCGGCATGATCAGCACCGAGGCAGCGCTCAGCTACCTCGGCGTGGGCGTGCGCCCGCCCACCCCCTCCTGGGGCCAGATGATCGCCGAGTCCGTGGCCTTCTACGAGACCGACCCCATGTACTTCGTCATCCCGAGCCTCTTCCTCTTCCTCGCGGTCCTCGCCTTCACCCTGCTCGGCGACGCCCTGCGCGACATCCTCGACCCGAGGGGCGGCCGGACGTGA
- a CDS encoding S9 family peptidase, translating to MDRMDDFLRLSASTARFTYGAPRAFSFGDEGRLLWFLRSTGPTDPFDSLWVLDTATGAETLLADPRELSPEPAPLPVVERRLRERSRLVAAGIGSYALSADGRTAVFALYGRLYCAAYEGARAADSGAPAQPKELPTAGPVFDPRPSPDASRVAYVTGDALHTVPGGRISPDDGARWGVAEFAAAEELDRHRGHWWSPDGERLLAARVDESALQRRWFADPAHPELPAEDFAYPEAGGPNADVGLWVLGPGRDTAVRLDWDTEAHPYFSDAEWDSPEEILLTVRDRLQQNVLLLSADPVTGRTRELSRTTHPQWVDPMLPGTPARLADGRMLTSADTPGGAARALALDGVLLTGDGLQVRKVAGAHGNRLLIEAGQRDPSEQQVLLLDPDTGALTPLADGPGVHCVLAASAGALLLGSADAGGIRRVLRTSEGLATDPKSSAPGDLSQPLPYRVVPVLERVTEHGVPTALVLPRGHVPGTRLPVLMDSYGGPGMQDVSAEPRRWQHRQWWADQGFAVVTVDNRGTAYVSPRFTHAMYRGFSEVTLEDQVAALQALGARHADLDLTRVGVRGWSYGGYLSALAVLRRPDVFHAAAAGAAPTDFRQYDTAYTERYLGIPQEHPEVYERDSLLADAPGLRRPLLLVTGLADDNVHPSHTLRLSQALTDAGRPHQLLALPGVTHMTPGGTREKVMALELEFFRKELGLA from the coding sequence ATGGATCGCATGGATGACTTCCTCAGGCTCTCCGCGAGCACCGCCCGGTTCACCTACGGGGCCCCCCGCGCCTTCTCCTTCGGCGACGAAGGCCGGCTCCTGTGGTTCCTCCGCTCCACCGGCCCCACCGACCCCTTCGACAGCCTCTGGGTCCTGGACACCGCCACCGGCGCCGAAACCCTGCTCGCCGACCCCCGCGAGCTGTCCCCCGAGCCCGCGCCCCTCCCGGTCGTCGAGCGCCGGCTGCGCGAACGCTCGCGGCTCGTCGCCGCCGGGATCGGCTCCTACGCGCTCTCCGCCGACGGGCGCACCGCGGTGTTCGCGCTCTACGGCCGCCTGTACTGTGCCGCGTACGAAGGCGCCCGCGCCGCGGACTCCGGAGCGCCCGCGCAGCCCAAGGAGCTCCCCACCGCCGGGCCCGTCTTCGATCCGCGCCCGAGCCCCGACGCCTCGCGCGTCGCCTACGTCACCGGCGACGCCCTGCACACCGTCCCCGGCGGCCGGATCAGCCCCGACGACGGAGCCCGCTGGGGCGTCGCGGAGTTCGCCGCCGCCGAGGAACTCGACCGGCACCGGGGGCACTGGTGGTCCCCCGACGGGGAGCGTCTGCTGGCCGCCCGCGTCGACGAATCCGCCCTCCAGCGGCGCTGGTTCGCCGACCCGGCGCACCCGGAGCTGCCGGCCGAGGACTTCGCGTACCCCGAGGCGGGCGGCCCCAACGCCGACGTGGGGCTCTGGGTCCTCGGACCGGGCCGGGACACCGCCGTGCGGCTCGACTGGGACACCGAGGCCCATCCGTACTTCTCCGACGCGGAGTGGGACTCCCCCGAGGAGATCCTGCTCACCGTGCGGGACCGGCTCCAGCAAAACGTCCTGCTGCTCTCCGCCGACCCGGTCACCGGGCGGACCCGGGAGCTGTCGCGCACCACGCACCCCCAGTGGGTGGACCCCATGCTCCCCGGCACCCCGGCGCGCCTGGCCGACGGCCGGATGCTCACCTCGGCCGACACCCCCGGCGGGGCCGCCCGCGCGCTCGCGCTGGACGGCGTGCTCCTCACCGGGGACGGGCTCCAGGTCCGCAAGGTGGCCGGCGCCCACGGGAACCGCCTGCTGATCGAGGCCGGGCAGCGCGACCCCTCCGAGCAGCAGGTGCTCCTGCTGGACCCGGACACGGGCGCGCTGACCCCGCTCGCGGACGGGCCCGGCGTGCATTGCGTCCTGGCCGCCTCCGCCGGGGCGCTGCTGCTCGGCTCCGCCGACGCGGGCGGGATCCGGCGCGTCCTGCGGACCTCCGAAGGTCTGGCCACTGACCCGAAGTCCAGCGCTCCCGGCGACCTGTCCCAGCCGCTGCCCTACCGGGTGGTCCCGGTGCTGGAGCGGGTCACCGAGCACGGGGTGCCCACCGCCCTGGTGCTGCCGCGCGGCCACGTGCCCGGCACCCGGCTGCCCGTCCTGATGGACAGCTACGGCGGCCCCGGCATGCAGGACGTCAGCGCCGAGCCGCGGCGCTGGCAGCACCGGCAGTGGTGGGCCGACCAGGGCTTCGCCGTGGTCACCGTCGACAACCGCGGCACCGCCTACGTATCACCGCGGTTCACGCACGCCATGTACCGGGGCTTCTCCGAGGTCACCCTGGAGGACCAGGTCGCCGCCCTCCAGGCGCTCGGGGCGCGCCACGCCGACCTCGACCTGACCCGGGTGGGCGTCCGCGGCTGGTCGTACGGCGGGTACCTCTCCGCGCTCGCGGTGCTGCGCCGCCCGGACGTCTTCCACGCGGCGGCGGCCGGGGCCGCGCCGACCGACTTCCGGCAGTACGACACGGCGTACACCGAGCGGTACCTGGGGATCCCCCAGGAGCACCCGGAGGTGTACGAGCGGGACAGCCTGCTCGCCGACGCCCCTGGGCTGCGGCGGCCGTTGCTGCTGGTCACGGGGCTGGCCGACGACAACGTCCACCCCTCGCACACCCTGCGGCTCTCGCAGGCCCTGACCGACGCGGGCCGCCCGCACCAGCTCCTCGCGCTGCCGGGGGTCACCCACATGACCCCGGGCGGCACGCGGGAGAAGGTCATGGCGCTGGAACTGGAGTTCTTCCGCAAGGAGCTGGGCCTCGCCTGA
- a CDS encoding ABC transporter ATP-binding protein yields the protein MTTANETGPPTARVPAARGEAEAPPPLLRVRDLTMAFPGKRTATGRRGAPVRAVDGVSFDLEAGRTLGLVGESGCGKSTTGRMLVRLLEPTSGSVEFDGKDITRLSQRALRPLRRNLQMVFQDPHSSLNPRQTVARIISDPLLVQGSGAADARRRAAELMELVGLIPEHIDRYPHEFSGGQAQRIGIARSLATNPRLIVADEPVSALDVSVQAQIVNLMERLRAELGLAYVFIAHDLSIVKRVSDRVAVMYLGRIVEMGDKKSLYENPQHPYTRALLSAVPLPDPAAERRRERIVLLGDPPSPAAPPPGCTFHPRCPVAQEICRTERPLLRTVASREVACHMA from the coding sequence ATGACCACGGCGAACGAGACGGGCCCCCCCACCGCCCGGGTCCCGGCGGCCCGCGGCGAGGCCGAGGCCCCGCCCCCGCTGCTGCGCGTGCGCGACCTCACGATGGCCTTCCCCGGCAAACGCACCGCGACCGGGCGCCGGGGGGCGCCCGTGCGCGCCGTCGACGGGGTCTCCTTCGACCTGGAGGCCGGCCGGACCCTGGGCCTCGTGGGAGAGTCGGGCTGCGGCAAGTCCACCACCGGGCGGATGCTGGTCCGGCTGCTGGAACCGACCTCCGGAAGCGTCGAGTTCGACGGCAAGGACATCACCCGGCTCTCCCAGCGCGCCCTGCGCCCGCTGCGCCGGAACCTCCAGATGGTCTTCCAGGACCCGCACTCCTCCCTCAACCCCCGCCAGACGGTGGCCCGGATCATCTCCGACCCGCTGCTGGTCCAGGGATCGGGCGCGGCGGACGCCCGCCGCCGGGCCGCCGAACTGATGGAGCTCGTCGGACTGATCCCGGAGCACATCGACCGCTATCCGCACGAGTTCTCCGGCGGCCAAGCGCAGCGCATCGGCATCGCCCGGTCGCTGGCCACCAACCCCCGGCTGATCGTCGCCGACGAACCGGTCTCGGCCCTCGACGTCTCCGTCCAGGCGCAGATCGTCAACCTGATGGAGCGGCTGCGCGCCGAACTGGGCCTGGCCTACGTGTTCATCGCGCACGACCTCTCGATCGTCAAGCGGGTCAGCGACCGGGTCGCCGTGATGTACCTCGGCCGGATCGTGGAGATGGGCGACAAGAAGTCGCTCTACGAGAACCCCCAGCACCCGTACACCAGGGCGCTGTTGTCCGCCGTCCCGCTGCCCGACCCGGCGGCGGAACGGCGGCGCGAGCGGATCGTGCTGCTCGGCGACCCGCCGAGTCCGGCCGCCCCGCCCCCGGGCTGCACCTTCCACCCCAGGTGCCCCGTGGCGCAGGAGATCTGCCGCACCGAACGGCCGCTGCTGCGGACGGTCGCCTCCCGTGAGGTGGCCTGCCACATGGCGTAG
- the catA gene encoding type A chloramphenicol O-acetyltransferase: MHAPLPIDLNTWQRRQHFEHYRRRVPCTYSMTVELDVTAFAAALRASRRKTYVAQIWALSTVVNRHEEFRMCLTASGEPAVWPVVHPAFTVFNTQRETFATVWAPHDPDFGAFHAVAAALLAEHGRATEFFPQGEPPAAAFDVSSLPWASFTGFNLNIGDNWDHLAPIFTLGRYTERDGRTLLPLAVQVHHAAADGFHTARLVDEVRALFADPAWLER, translated from the coding sequence ATGCACGCTCCCCTTCCGATCGACCTGAACACGTGGCAGCGCCGGCAGCACTTCGAGCACTACCGGCGGCGCGTTCCGTGCACGTACTCGATGACGGTGGAGCTCGACGTCACCGCTTTCGCGGCAGCGCTGCGCGCATCGCGGCGCAAGACCTACGTCGCACAGATCTGGGCCCTCTCGACGGTCGTCAACCGGCACGAGGAGTTCAGGATGTGCCTGACCGCCTCGGGCGAACCGGCCGTCTGGCCCGTCGTGCACCCGGCCTTCACGGTCTTCAACACGCAGCGCGAGACCTTCGCGACCGTATGGGCACCCCACGATCCCGACTTCGGCGCGTTCCACGCGGTGGCCGCCGCCCTGCTGGCGGAGCACGGCCGCGCCACCGAGTTCTTCCCCCAAGGGGAGCCTCCGGCGGCCGCGTTCGACGTGTCGAGCCTGCCCTGGGCATCCTTCACCGGGTTCAACCTCAACATCGGGGACAACTGGGACCACCTGGCGCCGATCTTCACCCTCGGCCGGTACACCGAGCGGGACGGCCGGACCCTGCTCCCCCTCGCCGTACAGGTGCACCACGCCGCCGCGGACGGCTTCCACACGGCACGGCTGGTCGACGAGGTGCGGGCCCTCTTCGCGGACCCGGCCTGGCTGGAGCGGTAG
- a CDS encoding ADP-ribosyltransferase: MIMSALRRRAAVLATALAAALLPPASASASVPSAAPGSLRAAAPANSCPRVTNHLFAAADERVEVERITPSPSWRINCKQLYRSDGRPPSVVFEEGFLPRDTVTGQYDIESYVLVNQPSPYVSTTYNHDLYKSWKSGWNYYIDAPGGVDVNQTIGDTHKYASQVEVAFPGGIARSFIVAVCPVDTVKKVEIMDRCEDNPYYEPWRTNYPG, encoded by the coding sequence ATGATCATGTCTGCCCTGCGCCGCCGCGCCGCCGTGCTGGCGACGGCCCTCGCCGCCGCCCTGCTGCCCCCCGCTTCCGCCTCCGCGTCCGTCCCGTCCGCCGCCCCCGGATCGCTCCGCGCGGCGGCTCCCGCCAACTCCTGCCCCCGGGTCACGAACCACCTCTTCGCCGCCGCCGACGAACGCGTGGAGGTGGAGCGCATCACCCCCTCCCCCTCCTGGCGGATCAACTGCAAGCAGCTCTACCGCTCGGACGGCCGCCCGCCGTCGGTGGTCTTCGAGGAGGGCTTCCTGCCCCGGGACACCGTGACCGGCCAGTACGACATCGAGAGCTACGTCCTGGTCAACCAGCCTTCCCCGTACGTCTCCACCACGTACAACCACGACCTCTACAAGTCCTGGAAGAGTGGCTGGAACTACTACATCGACGCCCCGGGCGGAGTGGACGTCAACCAGACCATCGGCGACACCCACAAGTACGCCTCCCAGGTCGAGGTGGCCTTCCCGGGCGGCATCGCCCGCTCGTTCATCGTGGCCGTCTGCCCGGTGGACACGGTGAAGAAGGTGGAAATCATGGACCGCTGCGAGGACAACCCGTACTACGAACCCTGGCGCACCAACTACCCGGGCTGA